One stretch of Cheilinus undulatus linkage group 5, ASM1832078v1, whole genome shotgun sequence DNA includes these proteins:
- the thoc5 gene encoding THO complex subunit 5 homolog, which yields MSSDALKKRKSKVLRSEGGTPEMKRGRGEGDQQDVRVYSEEVELDGRDPGQDYLQYKESCENLATLMSEIQTLKANGAKDGCPEVEQRRMQSCIHFMNLKKLNRLAHMRLKKGRDQTHEAKQKVDVLHLQLQNLLYEVMHLQKEISKCLEFKSKHEEIDLVSEEEFYQEAPPEISRPPLTKNDPHQLTLARLDWELEQRKRLAEKYKESQATKEKIQKSIEVKKEHLTSLQPGLNAIMQASLPVQKYLSMPFEQTQKQTEIARHLPPPLYVLFVQANAYGQACDKNLCVSISGDVDEAKALSKPPEDSQDDESDSDAEEEQEKTKRRRPTTGGQLDDKRREMLKRHPLSLCLDLKCKDGSILHLYFYYLMNLNIMTVKTKVSMSSDLNIAISAGDLLKSDTLLSCLYTGDHGRETPNPANRYQFDKVGIVCFADYLEELGHPYMWVQSLGGLHFPHDASETVRSGSSLSASKMESTMKLLRGRVQSRLALQKQFASLEHSIIPVSCECQHLFPAKIISRLARWNTITYEEYMALPYTRHVTDAGLAKETDLYFMGVVERGTARLQAAVVLSPRYPEISPLFSLSLSWKGERSGRTDDNLRAMESEVNVFKNELQGPRPGYQLLTNQISRLCVCLDVYLETEGQDDGVEGPREFPREKMCLRTVRGPNRLKPFKYNHPQGFFSHR from the exons ATGTCGTCGGACGCTTTGAAGAAGCGTAAGTCGAAGGTCCTCCGCAGTGAAGGAGGAACCCCGGAGATGAAGCGAGGTCGTGGGGAAGGGGACCAGCAG gATGTGCGTGTGTACAGCGAAGAAGTGGAGCTGGATGGCAGGGACCCAGGGCAGGATTACCTGCAGTACAAAGAGTCCTGTGAGAATTTGGCGACACTTATGAGTGAGATCCAAACTCTCAAAGCCAATGGAGCCAAGGATGGG TGTCCTGAGGTTGAGCAGAGACGTATGCAGAGCTGCATCCACTTCATGAACCTAAAAAAACTCAACCGCCTTGCTCACATGCGACTGAAGAAAGGCAGGGACCAGACACATGAG gCAAAGCAGAAAGTGGATGTGCTGCACCTTCAGTTGCAGAATCTCCTGTATGAAGTCATGCATCTTCAAAAGGAGATCAGCAAGTGTTTGGAGTTCAA GTCAAAGCATGAGGAAATAGACTTGGTGTCGGAGGAAGAGTTTTACCAAGAGGCTCCACCTGAGATTTCCAGGCCTCCCCTCACAAAAAATGATCCCCATCAACTCACATTGGCACGACTGGACTGGGAGCTTGAACAGAGGAAAAG GTTGGCTGAGAAATACAAAGAGTCACAAGCAACAAAGGAGAAGATTCAGAAGAGCATTGAGGTGAAGAAGGAACATCTGACAAGCCTGCAGCCAGGACTCAATGCAATAATGCAG GCCTCTCTGCCGGTGCAGAAGTATCTGTCCATGCCTTTTGAACAGactcagaaacaaacagaaatcgCCCGCCACCTGCCTCCACCTCTCTATGTTCTTTTTGTTCAAGCCAATGCCTATGGCCAGGCCTGTG ACAAGAACCTTTGTGTGTCAATAAGTGGTGATGTGGACGAGGCCAAGGCTTTGTCAAAACCTCCAGAAGATTCCCAGG ATGATGAGAGTGACTCAGATGCGGAGGAGGAGCAAGAGAAAACG AAGAGGAGAAGGCCGACCACAGGGGGCCAGCTGGACGACAAAAGACGGGAGATGCTGAAGAGGCACCCTCTGTCCCTCTGCTTAGACCTTAAGTGTAAAG ATGGCAGCATCCTTCATCTCTACTTCTACTATCTGATGAATCTGAACATTATGACTGTCAAGACCAAGGTCTCCATGTCCTCTGACCTCAACATAGCCATAAGCGCAGG GGATCTGCTGAAATCAGACACTCTGCTCAGCTGCCTTTACACCGGCGACCACGGACGAGAAACTCCCAACCCCGCTAATCGCTACCAGTTTGATAAAGTCGG GATTGTTTGCTTTGCTGATTATCTGGAGGAGCTGGGTCACCCTTACATGTGGGTGCAGAGTCTCGGAGGACTCCACTTTCCCCATGATGCTTCAGAG ACTGTGAGGAGTGGCAGCTCACTGAGTGCAAGTAAGATGGAGAGCACCATGAAGCTGCTAAGAGGACGAGTGCAGTCCCGCTTGGCTTTGCAGAAACAGTTTGCCTCTTTAG AGCACAGCATCATCCCTGTGTCCTGTGAGTGTCAGCACCTCTTTCCTGCCAAGATCATCTCCCGTTTAGCTCGCTGGAACACCATCACTTATGAGGAGTACATG GCTCTCCCATATACACGTCATGTGACTGATGCTGGGCTGGCAAAGGAGACTGACCTGTACTTCATGGGTGTGGTGGAGCGGGGAACAG CTCGTCTCCAGGCTGCTGTGGTGCTGAGTCCCCGTTACCCAGAAATCTCCCCCCTGTTCTCACTCTCACTCAGCTGGAAGGGAGAGCGCAGTGGACGCACTGATGACAACCTTCGT GCCATGGAGAGTGAGGTAAATGTGTTCAAAAATGAACTGCAGGGACCACGGCCAGGATACCAgctcctgaccaatcagatttcacGCCTGTGTGTTTGCCTGGATGTGTATTTGGAGACTGAAGGACAGGATGACGGTGTTGAGGGACCACGAGAGTTTCCCCGAGAGAAGATGTGCCTGCGTACTGTCAG gggTCCAAACCGACTCAAGCCGTTCAAATACAACCATCCTCAGGGCTTCTTCAGCCACCGTTGA
- the srrd gene encoding SRR1-like protein yields the protein MSDNADEWQVARRRKGTARKSKSLHVPSNSTFCEEQLDIGKTVKRIRDTVSELSCEEFWQEWKEQLRVAESAVIPKRENKETEEPTDQLQKSRDVTPGQQLECVCYGLGSFSSCVSARYQLAMLLLLLDSGQIPLKDCSIYDPAFSSGEKDVLRELGLTVLTENEEGKHLVSGPTLFYLMHCGKALYNNLLWRNWNTQCLPWMIIIGNSFNGMRDRTIDREFKRDYSYISQAVSVCEERQLPCPSRLIDVFSDTAVITFPNSRLDGFPQSSRVELAEPQYEHCTDLEIIRKETSS from the exons ATGTCGGACAACGCCGATGAGTGGCAGGTTGCCCGTCGACGAAAAGGCACCGCGCGGAAATCAAAATCACTTCACgtgccatcaaattcaacattCTGCGAGGAACAGCTGGACATCGGGAAAACTGTTAAACGTATTCGAGACACAGT ATCTGAGTTGAGTTGTGAGGAATTTTGGCAGGAATGGAAAG AGCAGCTAAGGGTGGCAGAATCCGCAGTTATCCCCAAACGCGAGAACAAGGAAACAGAGGAGCCAACCGATCAGCTTCAGAAGAGCAGAGATGTCACACCAGGTCAGCAGCTGGAGTGTGTGTGTTATGGCCTTGGCTCCTTTTCCTCCTGTGTGTCAGCTCGCTACCAGTTGGccatgttgctgctgctgctggattcAGGACAG aTTCCACTGAAAGACTGCTCTATCTATGACCCTGCATTTTCCTCAGGAGAAAAGGATGTTCTGAGAGAGCTGGGGCTGACTGTGCTCACAGAAAATGAG GAGGGGAAGCATTTGGTATCTGGACCCACACTCTTTTACctgatgcattgtgggaaagCTCTTTACAACAATCTTCTGTGGAGGAACTGGAACACACAGTGTCTTCCTTGGATGATAATCATTGGGAACAGCTTCAATGGCATGAGGGACAG GACAATCGACAGAGAGTTCAAACGTGACTACAGTTATATTTCTCaagctgtgtctgtgtgtgaggagAGACAGCTTCCTTGTCCATCACGTCTGATCGATGTCTTTAGTGACACAGCTGTCATCACCTTTCCAAACAGCAGGCTTGACGGATTCCCACAATCCTCCAGGGTGGAGCTGGCTGAACCACAGTATGAACACTGCACTGATTTGGAGATCATTAGGAAAGAAACATCAAGCTGA
- the tfip11 gene encoding tuftelin-interacting protein 11 isoform X2: MGNFKGNQSQRFAGGIQSGKGIGSWEKHTKGIGQKLLQKMGYQPGKGLGKNAQGIVNPIEAKVRKGKGAVGAYGTERTHQSLQDFPVVDSEEEEEKEFQKELGQWRKDPAGPGAKKKPKYSYRTVDELKAKGKLVGRSTAASAGELAQVKVIDMTGREQKVYYSYSQMTNKHSVPDEGPPSMSGQEQKISGFALPELEHNLQLLIDLTEQDILQSARRLQHEKDVVVSLSHESRALQSRLDAEQDAIQRMEAVLALVERFPSGEMAPGEGPTLQECARIFETLQTDYYEEYKTMGLADLAVAVVHPLVKEKLRSWDPLKDSAYCLEDVGQWRAILESRDLHSSAPDSNMDPYHRLLWEGWIPVMRSCVSGWQPRIVGPMVDCVEVWAPLLPLWILDHMLEQLILPRLQREVDSWNPLTDTVPIHSWIHPWLPLLQSRLEPLYPPIRSKLSNALQRWHPSDTSARLILQPWKDVFTPGAWEAFMVKNIIPKLALCLEELVINPHHQQMEPFHWVMDWESMLSPSSLVSLLDKNFFTKWLQVLCSWLSNSPNYEEITKWYLGWKSMFSDVLLAQPLIKEKFNEALDIMNRAVSSGMGGYMQPGARENIAYLTQTERRKDFQYEAMQERRDAESVAHRGISTGVPTNFKDLIQTKAEENNIVFMPLVAKRHEGKQLYTFGRIVIYIDRGVVFVQGEKTWVPTSLQSLIDMAK, from the exons ATG GGTAATTTCAAGGGGAACCAGTCTCAGAGGTTTGCAGGTGGCATACAGTCTGGTAAAGGCATCGGTAGCTGGGAGAAGCACACAAAAGGAATTGGACAGAAACTTTTGCAGAAAATGGGCTACCAACCTGGAAAAGGCTTGGGCAAGAATGCTCAAG GTATTGTAAACCCCATTGAGGCAAAGGTCCGTAAAGGCAAGGGAGCGGTGGGAGCTTATGGCACTGAGAGAACTCATCAGagtcttcaggattttcctgttGTGGactcagaggaagaggaggaaaag GAGTTTCAGAAGGAGCTGGGTCAGTGGCGTAAGGATCCTGCAGGCCCTGGAGCAAAGAAGAAACCAAAGTACTCATACCGGACTGTGGATGAGCTGAAGGCTAAAGGCAAGCTGGTGGGCCGCAGTACAGCAGCATCTGCTGGAGAGTTGGCACAGGTTAAG GTAATAGATATGACTGGAAGAGAGCAGAAGGTGTATTACAGCTACAGTCAGATGACGAACAAACACAGTGTCCCAGATGAAGGTCCACCAAGCATGTCTGGGCAGGAGCAGAAGATATCTGGCTTTGCTCTCCCTGAACTGGAACATAACCTTCAGCTCTTGATAGACCTCACAGAACAGGACATACTACAG TCTGCCAGACGTCTTCAGCATGAAAAAGACGTAGTTGTGTCTCTGAGTCATGAGTCGCGAGCGCTGCAGAGCAGACTTGATGCAGAGCAAGATGCCATCCAGAGAATGGAGGCTGTGCTGGCGTTAGTGGAGCGTTTTCCTTCTGGAGAGATGGCACCAGGGGAGGGACCCACTCTGCAG GAGTGTGCCCGGATTTTTGAGACCTTACAAACAGACTATTATGAAGAGTACAAGACAATGGGGTTGGCAGACTTGGCAGTGGCTGTTGTTCACCCATTAGTGAAAGAGAAACTTCGCTCCTGGGACCCTCTAAAG GACAGTGCTTACTGTCTGGAAGACGTTGGTCAGTGGAGAGCAATACTTGAATCTAGAGACCTCCACTCCAGTGCCCCAGATTCAAACATGGACCCTTACCACAG ACTGTTGTGGGAAGGGTGGATCCCTGTGATGCGGTCATGTGTGTCAGGCTGGCAGCCTCGTATCGTAGGGCCAATGGTAGACTGTGTTGAAGTGTGGGctcctcttctccctctgtGGATCCTGGATCATATGTTGGAGCAGCTGATCTTACCTAGACTGCAGAGAGAG GTGGATAGCTGGAACCCTTTAACTGATACAGTGCCCATCCACTCCTGGATCCATCCATGGCTGCCTCTGCTCCAGTCACGGCTAGAACCTCTTTACCCACCAATCAGAAGTAAACTGTCCAACGCCCTGCAGAGATGGCATCCCAGTGACACTTCAGCCCGTCTCATTCTGCAGCCTTGGAAAGATGTCTTCACACCAGGTGCATGGGAGGCTTTCATGGTGAAAAACATCATCCCTAAACTGG CTCTGTGTCTGGAAGAACTGGTTATCAACCCTCACCACCAGCAGATGGAACCATTTCACTGGGTGATGGACTGGGAGAGCATGCTTTCCCCCTCTAGCCTAGTGTCATTGCTGGACAAAAACTTCTTCACAAAGTGGCTACAG gtCCTGTGTTCATGGCTAAGCAACAGTCCTAACTATGAAGAAATAACTAAATGGTACCTGGGCTGGAAAAGCATGTTTAGTGATGTTTTGTTGGCACAGCCGCTCATTAAAGAGAAATTCAATGAAGCTTTGGACATCATGAACAGGGCGGTGTCTTCAGGCATGG GAGGATATATGCAACCAGGTGCAAGGGAGAATATTGCATATCTAACCCAGACAGAAAGACGAAAGGACTTCCAGTATGAAGCCATGCAGGAGCGCAGAGATGCTGAGAGTGTTGCCCACAGAGGCATCAGTACTGGTGTGCCAACAAACTTTAAAGATCTTATCCAGACCAAGGCAGAGGAGAACAACATCGTCTTTATGCCTTTAGTGGCTAAACGGCACGAGGGCAAACAGCTGTACACATTTGGTCGTATTGTCATCTACATTGACAGAGgggttgtgtttgtgcaagGAGAGAAGACTTGGGTGCCCACTTCTCTGCAGAGTCTGATAGATATGGCCAAGTGA
- the tfip11 gene encoding tuftelin-interacting protein 11 isoform X1 — MSMSHLYGRRGEEEEEGVEVESFEVTEWDLANEFNPDRRRYRQTKDQATYGIWADRDSDEDERPSFGGKKSKDYTAPVNFVSAGLRKTAAEEKEQQQKGDSDDSDDDGPSAPPPSRVTAPKKLQMGNFKGNQSQRFAGGIQSGKGIGSWEKHTKGIGQKLLQKMGYQPGKGLGKNAQGIVNPIEAKVRKGKGAVGAYGTERTHQSLQDFPVVDSEEEEEKEFQKELGQWRKDPAGPGAKKKPKYSYRTVDELKAKGKLVGRSTAASAGELAQVKVIDMTGREQKVYYSYSQMTNKHSVPDEGPPSMSGQEQKISGFALPELEHNLQLLIDLTEQDILQSARRLQHEKDVVVSLSHESRALQSRLDAEQDAIQRMEAVLALVERFPSGEMAPGEGPTLQECARIFETLQTDYYEEYKTMGLADLAVAVVHPLVKEKLRSWDPLKDSAYCLEDVGQWRAILESRDLHSSAPDSNMDPYHRLLWEGWIPVMRSCVSGWQPRIVGPMVDCVEVWAPLLPLWILDHMLEQLILPRLQREVDSWNPLTDTVPIHSWIHPWLPLLQSRLEPLYPPIRSKLSNALQRWHPSDTSARLILQPWKDVFTPGAWEAFMVKNIIPKLALCLEELVINPHHQQMEPFHWVMDWESMLSPSSLVSLLDKNFFTKWLQVLCSWLSNSPNYEEITKWYLGWKSMFSDVLLAQPLIKEKFNEALDIMNRAVSSGMGGYMQPGARENIAYLTQTERRKDFQYEAMQERRDAESVAHRGISTGVPTNFKDLIQTKAEENNIVFMPLVAKRHEGKQLYTFGRIVIYIDRGVVFVQGEKTWVPTSLQSLIDMAK, encoded by the exons ATGTCCATGTCCCATCTATATGGGCggagaggggaggaagaggaggaaggcgTGGAGGTCGAGAGCTTTGAGGTGACAGAGTGGGATCTCGCTAATGAGTTCAACCCAGACCGCCGCAGATACAGGCAGACCAAGGACCAGGCCACCTACGGGATCTGGGCTGACCGGGACTCAGACGAAGATGAGAGGCCCAGCTTTGGTGGAAAAAA ATCCAAAGACTACACTGCTCCGGTCAACTTTGTAAGTGCTGGTCTGCGCAAGACTGCAGCTGAGGAGAAAGAGCAACAGCAAAAAGGCGACTCGGATGACTCTGATGATGACGGCCCTTCAGCGCCCCCGCCCTCTCGTGTAACTGCACCCAAAAAACTTCAGATG GGTAATTTCAAGGGGAACCAGTCTCAGAGGTTTGCAGGTGGCATACAGTCTGGTAAAGGCATCGGTAGCTGGGAGAAGCACACAAAAGGAATTGGACAGAAACTTTTGCAGAAAATGGGCTACCAACCTGGAAAAGGCTTGGGCAAGAATGCTCAAG GTATTGTAAACCCCATTGAGGCAAAGGTCCGTAAAGGCAAGGGAGCGGTGGGAGCTTATGGCACTGAGAGAACTCATCAGagtcttcaggattttcctgttGTGGactcagaggaagaggaggaaaag GAGTTTCAGAAGGAGCTGGGTCAGTGGCGTAAGGATCCTGCAGGCCCTGGAGCAAAGAAGAAACCAAAGTACTCATACCGGACTGTGGATGAGCTGAAGGCTAAAGGCAAGCTGGTGGGCCGCAGTACAGCAGCATCTGCTGGAGAGTTGGCACAGGTTAAG GTAATAGATATGACTGGAAGAGAGCAGAAGGTGTATTACAGCTACAGTCAGATGACGAACAAACACAGTGTCCCAGATGAAGGTCCACCAAGCATGTCTGGGCAGGAGCAGAAGATATCTGGCTTTGCTCTCCCTGAACTGGAACATAACCTTCAGCTCTTGATAGACCTCACAGAACAGGACATACTACAG TCTGCCAGACGTCTTCAGCATGAAAAAGACGTAGTTGTGTCTCTGAGTCATGAGTCGCGAGCGCTGCAGAGCAGACTTGATGCAGAGCAAGATGCCATCCAGAGAATGGAGGCTGTGCTGGCGTTAGTGGAGCGTTTTCCTTCTGGAGAGATGGCACCAGGGGAGGGACCCACTCTGCAG GAGTGTGCCCGGATTTTTGAGACCTTACAAACAGACTATTATGAAGAGTACAAGACAATGGGGTTGGCAGACTTGGCAGTGGCTGTTGTTCACCCATTAGTGAAAGAGAAACTTCGCTCCTGGGACCCTCTAAAG GACAGTGCTTACTGTCTGGAAGACGTTGGTCAGTGGAGAGCAATACTTGAATCTAGAGACCTCCACTCCAGTGCCCCAGATTCAAACATGGACCCTTACCACAG ACTGTTGTGGGAAGGGTGGATCCCTGTGATGCGGTCATGTGTGTCAGGCTGGCAGCCTCGTATCGTAGGGCCAATGGTAGACTGTGTTGAAGTGTGGGctcctcttctccctctgtGGATCCTGGATCATATGTTGGAGCAGCTGATCTTACCTAGACTGCAGAGAGAG GTGGATAGCTGGAACCCTTTAACTGATACAGTGCCCATCCACTCCTGGATCCATCCATGGCTGCCTCTGCTCCAGTCACGGCTAGAACCTCTTTACCCACCAATCAGAAGTAAACTGTCCAACGCCCTGCAGAGATGGCATCCCAGTGACACTTCAGCCCGTCTCATTCTGCAGCCTTGGAAAGATGTCTTCACACCAGGTGCATGGGAGGCTTTCATGGTGAAAAACATCATCCCTAAACTGG CTCTGTGTCTGGAAGAACTGGTTATCAACCCTCACCACCAGCAGATGGAACCATTTCACTGGGTGATGGACTGGGAGAGCATGCTTTCCCCCTCTAGCCTAGTGTCATTGCTGGACAAAAACTTCTTCACAAAGTGGCTACAG gtCCTGTGTTCATGGCTAAGCAACAGTCCTAACTATGAAGAAATAACTAAATGGTACCTGGGCTGGAAAAGCATGTTTAGTGATGTTTTGTTGGCACAGCCGCTCATTAAAGAGAAATTCAATGAAGCTTTGGACATCATGAACAGGGCGGTGTCTTCAGGCATGG GAGGATATATGCAACCAGGTGCAAGGGAGAATATTGCATATCTAACCCAGACAGAAAGACGAAAGGACTTCCAGTATGAAGCCATGCAGGAGCGCAGAGATGCTGAGAGTGTTGCCCACAGAGGCATCAGTACTGGTGTGCCAACAAACTTTAAAGATCTTATCCAGACCAAGGCAGAGGAGAACAACATCGTCTTTATGCCTTTAGTGGCTAAACGGCACGAGGGCAAACAGCTGTACACATTTGGTCGTATTGTCATCTACATTGACAGAGgggttgtgtttgtgcaagGAGAGAAGACTTGGGTGCCCACTTCTCTGCAGAGTCTGATAGATATGGCCAAGTGA